A DNA window from Phoenix dactylifera cultivar Barhee BC4 chromosome 13, palm_55x_up_171113_PBpolish2nd_filt_p, whole genome shotgun sequence contains the following coding sequences:
- the LOC103723177 gene encoding 2,3-bisphosphoglycerate-independent phosphoglycerate mutase: MDSSEFSWKLADHPKLPKGKTVAVVVLDGWGEANPDKYNCIHVAETPTMDSLKKGSPERWRLIKAHGTAVGLPTEDDMGNSEVGHNALGAGRIYAQGAKLVDLALASGKIYEGEGFKYIRECFDQGTLHLIGLLSDGGVHSRLDQLQLLLKGVSEHGAKRIRVHILTDGRDVLDGSSVGFVETLENDLSKLREKGVDAQIASGGGRMYVTMDRYENDWEVVKRGWDAQVLGEAPYKFQSALEAVKKLREDPKANDQYLPPFVIVDESGKAVGPIMDGDAVVTFNFRADRMVMIAKALEYENFDKFDRVKFPKIRYAGMLQYDGELKLPSHYLVSPPEIERTSGEYLAHNGIRTFACSETVKFGHVTFFWNGNRSGYFNPNMEEYVEIPSDCGITFNVQPKMKAFEIAEKARDAILSCKFHQVRVNLPNGDMVGHTGDIEATIVGCKAADEAVKVILDAVEQVGGIYVVTADHGNAEDMVKRNKSGQPLLDKNGNIQILTSHTVQPVPIAIGGPGLAPEVRFRKDLPTAGLANVAATVMNLHGFEAPSDYEPTLIEVD; the protein is encoded by the exons ATGGATAGCTCGGAGTTCTCATGGAAATTGGCGGACCACCCGAAGCTTCCAAAAGGGAAGACGGTGGCCgtcgtggttttggatggatGGGGCGAAGCCAATCCCGACAAGTACAACTGCATTCATGTCGCCGAGACGCCGACCATGGATTCGCTCAAGAAG GGTTCTCCAGAGAGATGGAGGTTGATAAAGGCTCATGGCACAGCAGTGGGACTGCCTACCGAAGATGACATGGGTAACAGTGAGGTTGGTCACAATGCACTAGGTGCAGGGCGAATTTATGCCCAGGG TGCTAAACTTGTGGATCTTGCACTTGCCTCTGGAAAAATATATGAAGGAGAAGGTTTTAAATACATTCGAGAATGTTTTGATCAAGGTACTTTGCATCTCATTGGTTTATTGAGCGATGGGGGTGTCCACTCACGGCTTGATCAGCTACAG TTGCTACTAAAAGGAGTCAGCGAGCATGGTGCCAAAAGAATCCGTGTCCATATCCTCACTGATGGTCGTGATGTTTTGGATGGTTCTAGTGTAGGCTTTGTAGAAACACTAGAGAATGACCTTTCAAAGTTACGGGAGAAAGGTGTTGATGCACAAATTGCATCTGGTGGGGGCAGGATGTACGTTACCATGGACCGCTATGAG AATGACTGGGAGGTTGTGAAGCGCGGTTGGGATGCTCAGGTTCTTGGTGAAGCACCATACAAGTTTCAAAGTGCTCTTGAAGCAGTGAAAAAGTTGAGGGAGGATCCCAAGGCCAATGATCAGTATTTGCCCCCTTTTGTTATAGTTGATGAGAGTGGCAAGGCAGTTGGACCAATAATGGATGGTGATGCTGTTGTAACATTCAACTTCCGAGCAGATCGTATGGTTATGATTGCTAAGGCTCTGGAGTATGAGAATTTTGACAAATTTGATCGTGTAAAATTCCCAAAGATTCGATATGCTGGAATGCTTCAGTATGATGGTGAATTGAAGCTTCCAAGCCACTATCTTGTTTCTCCTCCAGAGATTGAGAGGACATCTGGTGAATACTTAGCGCACAATGGCATCCGTACTTTTGCTTGCAG TGAGACTGTCAAGTTTGGTCatgtcacctttttctggaatGGAAACCGGTCAGGATACTTCAATCCAAACATGGAAGAATATGTAGAAATTCCAAGTGATTGTGGGATCACATTCAATGTTCAACCAAAGATGAAGGCCTTTGAAATTGCTGAAAAGGCTAGGGATGCTATCCTAAGCTGCAAGTTCCACCAG GTCCGTGTCAACCTACCTAATGGAGATATGGTGGGTCATACTGGTGACATTGAAGCCACCATTGTTGGTTGCAAGGCTGCTGATGAAGCTGTGAAG GTGATACTGGATGCTGTAGAGCAAGTGGGTGGAATCTATGTTGTCACTGCTGATCATGGGAATGCTGAAGACATGGTGAAAAGGAACAAATCTGGCCAACCGCTGCTCGACAAAAATGGAAATATTCAAATCCTCACTTCCCATACAGTTCAACCA GTTCCAATTGCCATTGGAGGCCCCGGGCTTGCTCCAGAAGTCAGATTCCGCAAGGATTTGCCCACTGCTGGCCTTGCTAATGTTGCTGCCACCGTGATGAATCTCCACGGCTTCGAGGCCCCCAGTGACTACGAGCCTACTCTCATTGAAGTTGACTGA
- the LOC103709699 gene encoding protein LURP-one-related 8-like has translation MTKIHPNASSAVACSRPEFSGGCCCCGGLPETTVLTVWRKSLLFNGKGFTVFDAKGNLVFRVDNYASGRKEGIVLMDAAGKPLLSIRRKRLSLGDHWLIYDGEEAANPRFSARKHVNLLHSKALAHVTPCRGGGGAKGCVAAHYEIGGSYSQRCCVVYDEQRRRLAGIRRKEAVGDVAFGVDVFRLIVEPGFDASVAMAIVILLDQMFSSRGSLLKG, from the exons ATGACGAAGATACACCCAAACGCCTCCTCCGCAGTGGCATGCTCGAGACCGGAGTTCTCCGGCGGATGCTGCTGCTGCGGCGGATTACCGGAGACGACGGTTCTGACGGTCTGGCGTAAGTCGCTGCTCTTCAACGGGAAGGGGTTCACGGTCTTCGATGCGAAGGGCAACCTCGTCTTCCGAGTCGATAACTACGCGTCGGGAAGGAAGGAGGGTATCGTCCTCATGGATGCCGCTGGCAAGCCGCTCCTTAGCATCCGGCGAAAG AGGCTGAGCCTGGGCGACCACTGGCTGATCTACGACGGCGAGGAGGCGGCGAACCCGCGGTTCTCGGCGCGGAAGCACGTGAATCTCCTCCACTCCAAGGCGCTGGCGCACGTGACCCCGtgccgcggcggcggcggcgccaaGGGCTGCGTCGCGGCCCACTACGAGATCGGGGGGTCCTACTCGCAGCGGTGCTGCGTGGTCTACGACGAGCAGCGACGGCGGCTGGCGGGGATCAGGCGGAAGGAGGCCGTCGGAGACGTTGCATTCGGCGTCGATGTCTTCCGCCTCATCGTCGAGCCGGGCTTCGACGCCTCCGTCGCCATGGCCATCGTCATCCTTCTCGACCAAATGTTCAGCTCTCGAGGCTCGCTGCTCAAAGGCTAG